cataaggcttctccaagcacacagaatcacaaacgaaagtaacccacccagaatcgttagcttctatgactctatgaaccataaaaaatttagaatcaaaatcttgggtttttttagctcgttgtggagagaaagtgagagatatgttgtgtttagttcacaagaatgaaaaaagaagaagggtaaatcgattttgggagcattaagagcttcaaattggttgttcatggtggttgtggtattgatgacaatggcaatcttgtaattacttgaagatgatgagggtgagagagtaaaaatgtcattttcgaaaaaaaaaagaaaaaaaaaattgatggcattttcgtaaattatatgaacttgtggggtgaatagggcaaaaccaattttaaaaaaaaaggaggttagttttgtgtttgactttaagttataggtcaattctgcaaaaagccctatattcaatttaacaaatatttaaacattaaatatataaactatatcgAAAACACAGAGTTCTTGAAGTGATCACACACAAAGTCTTTGATGTGCAATTGAGTTCGTGTACGTATAACAGTGTTGATCTCAAACCATATGTTTGTATGTTTAATCTGGtcaaatttatttgaaataagTTGGattatcaatcagctattttcACCTAAATTGAAAAATGTAGATAGTACACATGCCATTATTGTTTTGATCACTGATTAATCGGCTGgctattaaataataataataatggttgtgttaaattattaattattacttGAGTGGCATTTTTGTGTTTAAGTTTTGTCCATTAGTTTATGTTTGTTGTAGTGTATATAGATATCCCAAAAGGGCATATAGGTTCAAGACTAATACGTTATTTGTTTCACATATAGGTACCCCGATGATGTTTACGATCGTAGTTGGTTTAACTTTCTTTCCACGAGTTGGTCTCAGATTTTCACCACCCTCGAAGTTAGCAATGATAACAATTATGCTCCACCAAAAAAGGCTCTTGCAACCGCCAACCGCTGCTATACCTTCCAATCTCAGTGCGCCATTGACAGTCAGTTGGACGCCGGAAAAACATGGTGACCAATATTACTTGTATAGCCACTTCGCTGAGATACAAGATTTACATGCCAACGATACCAGGGAATTTGACGTGTTATGGAATGGAGCTGTTATTGTTGAAGCTTTTGTTCCTTCAAAGTTACTGATTGATACTTTCATGAATAAGTCTCCAGAGACTTGCGATGGAGGGAAATGTAGCTACCAGCTAATAAAAACCTCGAAATCAACTCTTCCTCCTCTACTAAATGCTCTTGAGATCTACACGGTTATCCAATTCCCACAATCGGAAACAGATGAAAACGATGGTACGTTATTTATTATAAAGATGTAAgatcaatttattatatatgttaatcctCGCATATTAAACTTTCACATCAGTGGTTGCTATCAAAGATATCGAAACTGCCTATGGATTGAGTAGAATCAAGTGGCAAGGAGATCCTTGCGTCCCTCAAATGTATGCATGGGACGGTTTGAATTGTAGCTACACCGCTATTTCTACACCTCCAAGAATAACGTCCTTGTAAGTCGTAAGATATCACGCATGCATGCACAAACATACTTACTCTAGATTATGTTAATAGTCATGCTTTTGAATCACCAGAAACTTGTCTTCAAGCGGGTTAACTGGAACCATAGCGGCTGCTATTCAAAACCTTACACTACTACAAAAACTGTAAGCGTCTTCTATTGTTGATCGAGTGCAAAATAGTGGTTGTGTCCTTGGAAGTAAACTAGTTGACATTTACTTCAATTTGAATCTAAACTTTAGAGACTTGTCAAATAACAAATTGACTGGAGTGGTGCCTGAGTTTCTAGCCCAGATGACATCGTTGGTGATCATGTAAGTTCCTCAGCATGTTTTCTATTACTTATTCAATTTCTATTTGACTTCATGTGTCCTTTATGCATGATGATTGCTCCTTTTAATAGAAACCTAAGAGGGAACGATCTTACTGGTCACGTTCCTCAAGCTCTTCAAAGAAATGGACTAGAGTTACTGTAAGAAACTTTAACTcccacatatatttttttaatattcatctGGTATTACTGCCTTTTGTGATTTGATGTCTTGAACAACACTCTTCTACTTGCAGAGTTGAAGGAAACCCGAGGCTTTGTCTCTCTGGTTCGTGCACAAAAGACTCCAAGAAGAAATTTCCACTGATAATTGTTGCATCAGTTGCTTCTGTAGCCATAATCGTTATTGTGTTGGTTCttgtttttgttctcaaaaAGAAGAAGCCATCATCCGTGGAAGGTAATTTCCAGGAGATATCTCATCAAATCAAGGAACTACataaattaattgtattttttttcttacatccCTACTTGTTTCTTCTATAGCTGCACAACTTCCACCAATTACGCCAAACATTAAATCATCAATTGAGACGAAAAAGAGAAGGTTTACTTATTCAGAGGTTATGAAAATGACAAATAATTTCCAAACAGTAGTAGGCGAAGGTGGATTCGGTGTCGTGTGCCACGGTACTCTAAATGATTCCGAACAAGTAGCTGTTAAATTGCTCTCTCAATCATCAAGTCAAGGCTATAAGCATTTTAAGGCAGAGGTATATGCCTAATCTtcttaaaagatattatgatcaTCTTAATTAGCATCATACCCTTATGTTATCTCTTGTTTTTCATTTCCATGGATGATTAGGTTGTTCTTCTTCTAAGAGTTCACTATACAAATTTGGTGAACCTCGCTGGATATTGCGATGAAGGAGATCATTTGGCTCTTATCTATGAGTTTATGCCAAATGGAGATTTAAAACAACATCTATCTGGTAAACGCCTGAACTTATGATTCCAGAATTTAGTTTGACTATGTATATAACTTACAAGGATCTAAAGTGATAAACCATTCAGGAAAACGTGGTGAATCCATTTTCAAATGGGGCAGTCGGCTGCAAATAGCTCTGGAGGCTACACTAGGTTAGTACTAAGCTCAAACAATGGAAGTAGATTAGAATAACTTTTCTTCTGACGGTTTAACAATATAACCACTCCTTTGAATAGGTTTGGAATATCTACATGTTGGATGCACACCGCCAATTGTACATAGAGATATCAAAACGACAAACATATTGTTGGACCAACAGTTAAAGGCTAAGATCGCCGATTTTGGCCTTTCAAGATCTTTCCCTGTTGGAGGTGAAACCCATGTTTCAACTGTTGTTGCTGGTACACCTGGATATCTTGATCCAGAGTAAGTATCATTAGTCAACAATTACAATATGCtaataataagtttttattttcttctgcGATGATTAAAGAGTATATATAATAACCATTTAATTTGCCTTGAAGGTATTACCATACAAGTCGGCTGGGTGAGAAGAGCGATGTGTACAGCTTTGGAATTGTGTTATTGGAAATGATCACAAACCAACCAGTGATTGACCAATCCCGTGAAAGGTCTCACATAGCGCAGTGGGTTGGGTTTGAGCTCAACCGAGGAGATATTACTAGGATTATAGATCCAAACTTGCACAGGGATTACGAGTCTCGTTCTGTATGGAGAGTTCTTGAACTGGCGATGTCGTGCGTGAATCCTTCTTCACTAAACCGACCAAATATGTCCCAGGTTGCTAATGAACTGAAAGAGTGTCTTGCGTCTGAAAAATCGAGGAGAAATATGAATATGGACTCTCAGAGTTCTCCTGAAGTGAGCATAAGCTTTGACACTGGGATGTTTCCGAGGGCAAGATAGTTTGTTTGTGCTGCAAAGTAAGACGACCAATGACCTGTGACGAGCATATGAGGCTTATAGTGAACTGTTTTGAATCACAATTAACTGTTTACGCCTTTTctttattatatgaattttgggtgacaaaaaaaagaattgagaATTTCTGAAGAACTTTTGAACATGAACTTGGAAAAGTTAGTTTGTGGAGTAATTAACACTAAATTAAGATCCGCGCTCTGGgcgaaataaatattttatataaaaattattttatatattatatgttttatgtgaaataataaatatatattgaataattaaaagttaataattattacatatataattaaattggtgtgagcatataaattaattttattaatccaaacaataaaaaaaatatttgatagaatatataattaaatttaaatgatattaacatacatagtatatttttttaatattaatatttaatgatgTTTTCCATTAATGATGACACATGACAGCAGCCTATCAGTACACTGTTTTGTGGTTACGGTTACAAACAGGAATCAATGAATATAAAATCTGCCAGTTTATGTGCAAATCAAGTTCTCTATAACACGGTAGAAAAAATGGATTGCGACTTATTCACTACCCTTAAACATAATACTTAGACTGACTTACAAGAGTCACGAACTAGTGTGAACTGtcaaacaaagaaataaaatccTCCATTGACTTAACTAAATGATTCGCAAATCAGTGAGAAAGAATGGAAAGTGCTCTAGGACTTGTCTTAGATAATTGATCCTCCAGGCACCTTATGCAACTTGACCATGTAACCTGACTTGTTATCATACTGTTGCTGGAAATGAACGAGAAGAAGGGCTGTATATAGAGTTTCTCCCCTGGTGAAAATTCATTGGACCCATATTACTTGTCTTAGATAATTGATCCTCAATCGTttgcatttcttttttttcaaatagtcACCAATAGTTAGTGGCacaaaaattgaataaaatgataaatatattacTTTTGTCTAGTTAAGAAGATTATGATTGTTTCCAAAATTTTAGTTCTTGTTTTTCTGCAGTGTCCACATCAGTTTTTCTTGACAAAATTTCCACCAAGCCACCATAAAATACGTCCACATACAATTAGAACAGGCAAATACTGTGTATCTTAAAATACGTACTATGAGGTTGTGATTTaacaaacattattttttttggtctaaatgttaaaatttataccgCTTTTTAAAGTTTACATTGTTGTGAAACACAACTTATTacaaagaaagataaaagagCAAGAGAGCAATGGAACAAGAGAGAACATTAACTATAAGGGGATAGAAACCAAAAGTACAACTCAAGCAACGACGGAGAGGGAGCGGACACCGTGGGTCGAGACAAGGACAGTAGCCTATCTCGCATTGCACGATCCACCACTCGGAAGAACGCCTATTGAGTCGAAGATTCGCCTTTGAAGATGCGGGAATTCCTCTCACGCCAAAGGGAGTAGATGATGACTTGATTCAGGAGCTTCAGTACTGCTACTGCACGAGGAGCATGAGTTCCCTGCAGTTGCTGACAGAGATGAACGATCGCTGCTAACGAAGTCGGAGGAGACGCCATGTACCTGCCACAAAAACAAGTCCAAGTAGAAGCTGCAAAGGAACATTGAAAGAATAGATGGCTAATGGATTCATCAGATTCAGAGCAGAGAACACAGCCTGGTTGGACAGATAATCCCATGAAATCAGACGGTCTCGAGTTGGTAGCCTTCCGAGGAAAGCAGTCAAGGAGATAAACGAACATCAAGGAATTTCCTCTTTGAACCATACCACCGAATGCCAGTCAACTAAAGGACTGCGATCTCTGATCCTCTCCCATGTCACACGGGAGGAGAATGATGGTCCGAAACCACCAGAATGATTCCTCCACAAGTAAACATCACCACTGTTTGCTGCAGAGGGAACCGACATTGTTGACAGAATTATCTGAAGGGTCTAGCTATTTCTGATCGCGCCGGGGGAAGATTCCAGTGTCCGTTGCTTACAGCTTGAGACACAGTAGCAGTGATAGGGATCCTTAGAGACCGGGGCCCCGACGAACCAAAGAGAAGGTGTAGAGGTCCTACCTCGGTCCGATAGTCATACCAGAAAAAGGCCATGTTTCCATCCCCAACGTTGCATCGTAGAAAGAGCTGAAGTTCTTGCTTCAGCTGGAGCATGCTCCTAACAGTCCTTGAGAATCTAGGCGAATCATTTATAAGCCAAAAACTTCTTCCGCTGAACCTATTATTTGTTAACCAAGGAACCCACAGAGACCCGAAACCATAGAAGAACAACCATAATCTCTTCAATCTGAAGACCATCTCAAAGTCTTCAAGCTTCCTTAGACCAAGACCGCCCTCAGATTTGGGCTTACATATATTAATCCAAGAAACCCTTGCCCCTGCAGCCGAAGTAGTGCTATTCTTCCAAAGGAACCTAG
This genomic stretch from Brassica napus cultivar Da-Ae chromosome C9, Da-Ae, whole genome shotgun sequence harbors:
- the LOC106366656 gene encoding probable LRR receptor-like serine/threonine-protein kinase PAM74, with amino-acid sequence MITIMLHQKRLLQPPTAAIPSNLSAPLTVSWTPEKHGDQYYLYSHFAEIQDLHANDTREFDVLWNGAVIVEAFVPSKLLIDTFMNKSPETCDGGKCSYQLIKTSKSTLPPLLNALEIYTVIQFPQSETDENDVVAIKDIETAYGLSRIKWQGDPCVPQMYAWDGLNCSYTAISTPPRITSLNLSSSGLTGTIAAAIQNLTLLQKLDLSNNKLTGVVPEFLAQMTSLVIINLRGNDLTGHVPQALQRNGLELLVEGNPRLCLSGSCTKDSKKKFPLIIVASVASVAIIVIVLVLVFVLKKKKPSSVEAAQLPPITPNIKSSIETKKRRFTYSEVMKMTNNFQTVVGEGGFGVVCHGTLNDSEQVAVKLLSQSSSQGYKHFKAEVVLLLRVHYTNLVNLAGYCDEGDHLALIYEFMPNGDLKQHLSGKRGESIFKWGSRLQIALEATLGLEYLHVGCTPPIVHRDIKTTNILLDQQLKAKIADFGLSRSFPVGGETHVSTVVAGTPGYLDPEYYHTSRLGEKSDVYSFGIVLLEMITNQPVIDQSRERSHIAQWVGFELNRGDITRIIDPNLHRDYESRSVWRVLELAMSCVNPSSLNRPNMSQVANELKECLASEKSRRNMNMDSQSSPEVSISFDTGMFPRAR